Genomic window (Allostreptomyces psammosilenae):
ATGTCCCACACCCTTGGCGGCACCGATGCCGGGCGCTACGTTGTCCGCGCCGGTCGCAGGGGGAGACGAGGCGCATCCGACGTCGCTCCCCCCAATCCCTCCTCGCGGTGGGCCGTGCCGCTCCGGCCCCGACGCACCCACCCCAGATCAGAAGGACGCCATGAACCCCGATCCACATGGCCGTGGAGCGGTCTCCGTCGGCACCTCACTTGACGCCCTCGCCGTGGAACCGCTGATGACCGCCGAGTACGACGCCCGTCCCCACGATGTCTACGCGCGCCTGCGCGCCCAACACGGACCGGTGGCCCCGGTCGACGTGCTGGGTGTGCCGATCTGGCTGGTGCTCGGCTACCACGAGGCCCTGGAGGTCTTCCGTGACGACGCGCTGTGGCGGAAGGAACTGTTCCACTGGCGCGGCCGCACCGAAGGCAGGATCCCACCGGACTGGCCGCTGCTGCCCGCCATGGAGATCAACCACACGGTGATGGCGGACGGCCTGCGCCACCAGACGCTGCGGGACGCCTGGGAGGCCGCCCTGCGCCCCGTCCAGCAGCCCGGCCAGCGCCAGGCCCGCCAGCTCGTCGCCCACGTCCGACGGTACGCGGACCAGCTCATCGACCTGTTCGCCGAGGGCAGCGGCGGCCGCGGGACGGTGGACATCACCGCCCAGTACGCCCGCCCGCTCGCGCTCATGCTGGTCAACCGGGCGCTGGGGTTCCCGACCAGCCAGGGGGACGGCGTCATCATGGACCTGTGGGAGGTGCTGGACGCGGGTTCCGACGCGGCGGAGGCGCTGGACCGCGTCATGGCCTCGTTCACCGAACTGGTGACCCTCAAGCGGATCAGCCCGGGCGAGGACTTCCCCTCCGCCATGATGGCCGCCGCCCCCGACCTCACCGTGGACGAGCTGGCCCGCGAACTGAAGCTGCTCGGCGTGGTGATCGCGGACCATACCAGTGGCCTGATCGTCAACACCATCGCCGAGGTGGTCGGCGGCAACGCCGAGGCGCGGGCCAGCGTCTCCCAGCACATGATCGGGGAGACGGTCAACCGGGTGGCGCTGGCGATCCCGCCGATGTCCAACACCAGCTTCCGCTTCCCCGTCACGGACGTCCGCCTGGGCGGGCACACCATAGCCGCCGGCGACCCGGTGATGATCTCCATGGCCGCCGCGCACGCCGACCCCCTCTTCACCGGCGGACTCGACTCCGGCGCGCTGACGAGCTCTCGCGCCCACCTCGCCTGGGGCGCGGGGCCGCACCACTGCGTCGGGCGGGTGATGGCGACCGCCATCGTCGAGACGGCGGTGCGCCGGCTGTTCGAGCGGTGCGCGACCCTGGAGCCGACGATGTCGGCGGACGAACTGCCGTGGCGGTCCTCCCCGTTCATGCGCGGCCTGCGCTCGCTTCCGGTGCGCTTCGAGCTGGCCGAGACGCGCCCGGCGGCCGACGACCCGGATCCGGAGCCGCACGCCACCTCCCCCGGCGCGGTCGAGGCGGCGACCGAGCCGGGCGGCGGCTTCGCCTCCCTCTGGCGCTTCCTGCGAGGGCTGCGGCGCGGCCGGTGACCCGTCGGAGCGTCCGCGCGCTCGGGTGAGCGGGCCATGGTCTGGGGAGCCCACGGCGCGTAGCATCCGGTGAACGCCCTCCCGCCTGGCGTGGCCTGCGGCACAGGCCACCCCCGCCGCCGACGGGAGGGAGGAGCCTGGGAACGGGGAGAGGTGGCAGATGGGGCGTCCGTCGACGGAGCGGCACACGGCGGGAGAGGAACGGATTCCCGGAACCGAGCCACCGCCGGCGGCTCAGGCGCCCGCCCCGACCCCGCCGGCCGCCCCGATTCCGCCGGCCACCCCAGCCCTGCCGGTCACTCCAGCCCCGCCCGCCGCTCCAGCCCCGTCGGCCGCCGATCCCGGGCCCGCGGAACTGCTGCGCACCGCCGCCATCGCCCGCCGCTTCTACCTCGACGGCGTCTCCAAGGTGGAGATCGCCAAGGAGTACGGCCTCAGCCGCTTCAAGGTGGCCCGCATCCTGGAGGCGGCGGTGGACAGCGGCATCGTGCGGATCGAGATCCGGCTGCCCGCGCGCATCGACGCGGAGCGCTCCGAGGCCCTGCGCCGCGCCTACGGGCTGCGGCACGCCGTCGTCGTGGACCCGCGCGAGTCCGCCCCCGCCGGTCCGCACGAGGCCGCCGGCACCGCCGACGCCGCCGACGGGTCCGGCGGCCCGGTCCGCCGCGCCATCGGCACCGCCGGCGCCGCGCTGCTCACCGAGGTGGTGGAGGCCGACGACGTGCTCGGCCTGGCCAGCGGGCAGACGGTCAACGCGGTCTTCGCCGCGCTGACCAGGCTGCCGCGCTGCACCGTGGTGCAGCTGACCGGCACCACCGCCGGAGTCACCCTGGCCGACGGCCCGGTGGAGGCCGTCCGGCACGCCGCCCGCCTCACCGGCGGCCTCGCCGTCGCCATCTACGCCCCGCTGATCCTCTCCGACGCGGCCACCACGGCCGCGCTGCGCGCCCAGCCCGGCATCGCCGAGGCGTTCTCCCACTTCCCCTCGGTGACCAAGGCGGTGGTGTCGATCGGCGCCTGGAGCCGGGGCAACTCCAGCGTCCACGACAGCCTCGCCCCGCGGGAGCAGGCGCAGCTGGCCGAACGGGGGGTGGTCGGCGAGGTGTGCGGGCACGTGCTGGACGCCACCGGCCGGCCGGTCGTCTCCCACCTGCCCGAACGCACGCTCAGCGTCTCGCTGGAGCGGCTGCGCGCCGTGCCGGAGGTGATCGCGGTGGCCGGCGGCGCGGCCAAGGGCCAGGCCATCACGGCGGCCCTGCGGTCCGGGGTGATCAGCGGGCTGGTCACCGACGCCGCCGCCGCGGACGTCGCGCTGCGGGCCGCCGCGTCCGCCGACTGAGCGGGCCGGCCATACCACTCGATCAAGCCAGCACCGGCAGACATCGAGCCATTCCGCAGGCGACACCCCGTCAACCCGCCGACACGGCACGGCCGCCGGTCGCGCCACCGGGCGCCGCCGGGCCCCCGTGGCGCGCCCGCGACACCCCCGTCACCAGGACATACAGCCGTGCCGCGGCGCGGGGGCGCGCGGCCGTGCCGCCCGATCGGATGGTCAGCCGACATCCTGCGGCGGGGCCACCCGTGGGAGTGGTCCCTCGTTGGGCGGAGTACAGCCGCCGAGACCTGGGCTACGCTCCCGTGACATGGTGAAGTCCACCACGGACGGCCGGTCCTCCGCGGCCCCGGTCCGCCCCGACGATCCGCCCGGCACCCTGCGTCACGCGCTCGGCCACCTGCTGGGCGACCATCCGTCAGGGGCCGTGTGGCTCCCGGCGGAGGAGGACCTTGCCCGTGACGCCGCCGCCGCGCCGGCCGTGCGGGACGCCGTGGCCGTCGCCCACTGGGCGCTGCGCGAGCGCCCGGTGCCGCGGGGGGAGCGGCTGCCGGAGTCCGTCGTGGCCCGGGCGGCCGAGGACTTGGCGCTCACCCGCTCGGGCGTGCACCGCGCCTGGCAGGACGCCTTCGAACTCGGCGTGCTGGCCAGGCGGCGCGGCGGGGTGGTGGCCGGCCCCTCCTTCGCCTGCTGGCCCTGGCAGCCGGCCTCCGTGCCGGTCTCCCGCACCGGCTCCAGCTGCCCGCCCACCGCTCGCCTCAGCTCCTGGCTGGCGCTCTACCGCAAAGCCGTGACGGCCCCCCACCCGCTGCTCGCCGAGTCCGTCCACGACCTCGACGACCTCGACGCCCCGGCGGAGCCGTTCGACCGCCACGACCGCGGCTCCTGCGACCCCGAGGGGGATCCCGCCCCCCACGGCGACCACGACCTGCCCGACCACCACGGCCCCCGCGGGGTCACCACGGTCGGCATCGGCGCCGGACCGGCCGGGCGGCGCCCGGGCGGCGGGGCCCCGGCCGTGGGCAGCGGCCTGCTGCAGGCGGTGCTGCACATGCTCTACCGCTCCGCCGACTCCGACAGCGACACCCCGCGGCACGTGCCGCTGGTCGACGTGCTGCGCTACCTGCTCTCCCCGCCCGGGCGCGGCGAGGAACGGCGCGAGTTCCGCCGCGACTCCCGCCGCGAGGAACGCCACCCCGGCGCCGCCGGGTCCGGCCCGCACGGCGGCTCCGGCACGCCCGGGTACGCCGACTCCGCGCTGCGGGCCCAGGCCGAGGTGATGATCCCGGCCGTCACCGGGCTGCACGACGTCGGCGCCGTCACCACCCGCACCAGCGTGCGCTCCCCGACGGACGTCGCCCTCGCCCTCACGCCGCTGGGGCGCTGGGCCGTCCGCAGCACCCTGCTCTCCATGGGCATCCCGGCCCCGCGCCTCGGGGACCTCGCCGACGCCCCCGCGCACACCCTGCTGCGCCAGGCGGTGCACTACACCGAGCACGCCGCCCGCGAGGAGCTCGGGCGCTGGCTGCGGCGGCGCGGGGCCCGTCGCGCCGCCGAGGAGATCATCCACGCGATGACCCGGCTGTCCGCCCGGGAGGCCGTGGAACGGGGCTTCGCCTTCGGCCTGCTGCGGGACATCGGCGCCCCGGCGGACCCGGTGGTGCGGGCCGGACTGCCCCGCACCGGGCTGCTCGGCGCCTACCTCGCCCTGTGGAACAGCTGCACGGCCCCCGCCGGCGGGGTGCTGACCGAGCAGCAGCTCGGCCTGCTCCGGCTGGACGAGTTCGCGGCGGTGATCCAGATCGGCTCCGAGGACCTGCTCACCCACGCCATGTCCGGCATACGCCAGGTGCCGGCGGTCAACGAGCTGATCGACGACGCCGTGCGCAGCGGCCACCCGCTGGCCGTCGAGGTGCTGGAGACGGTGGCCCGCTGCCACCCCGACCCGCTCTCCGCCCGCGCGGCCCGCAAGGAGGCGTACCGGCTGCGCACCCGCGGCTACCAGCAGGGGGCGCAGTCCCTCGGCTGAACGCCACGGTCGGCCGGGGCACGGGCGACGCGCCGAGGGCCGGTCCGCGGGGGAGTCCCGCGGACCGGCCCTCGGTGGGTCCGGGTGGTCGACCGGAGGCGATCCGGGTCGACCGGTGGTGGCGTGCGCGTCAGCCGCCGTGGCGCTCCCGGAGCTTGCGGGCGACCCGGTCCATCACCTGCTCGACGTGGGTGAGGATCCGGTCCCAGCGGGCGTCACCGGTGGAGGGGCGGATGCGGGCCACCTGGGGGTCGTGGTCGCTCGCCTGGTCGGCGAACTCGGCGTTGATGTGCACCACGTCGTACTCGGCGCTCACCACCCCGGGGCTGACCAGGACCTGGTCCAGGGTCTGCGAGTTGCCCTGGTAGACGTAGCTGTACCGCTCCTGCTCCGGCAGCGTGTCCATCAGGTTCTCCATGCCGCCGTCCGCGGTGATCGTCCGCACGGCGGGCGAGAACGGGTAGTCGTTGAAGTCGCCGGCGGCGACCACGTTGGCCAGCGGGTCCGCCTGGCGCAGCTGGGCGACGAAGTCCGCCACCAGCTCGGCCTGCGCCACCCGCTGCTCCTCGGAGGAGCGCAGCGGCGGCTGGGTGTGGGCGTACAGCGGCTGGTCCCCGCCCTTGGAGTTGAAGTGGACCGCGATCACGAAGACCGTCCGGCCGCGGAAGGTGAACTCGCCGACCAGCGGCTTGCGGCTGTTCGACCAGGCGTCCTCGGTGGGGGCGATCCGCCCGGGCGAGACGGACAGCCGGGTGTCGCCCCCGGTGCCCTGCACGGCGACGGCGGTGGTGGCGTCGCCGCCGGGGCGGTCGGTGAAGGACACCCGCTCCGGGTTGAACAGGAAGGCCACCCGGATGTTGCCGCCGGGCTCGCCACCGTCCGCGTTGTTCTCCGGGCTGATCTGCCGCCACTCGTAGGACGGTCCGCCGGCCGCTTCGATGGCGGTGACCAGGCGCTCCAGGGTGAGGTCGGCGCCGGTCGTGCCGGAGTTCGTGGCGCCGTCGTCGTCCTGGATCTCCTCCAGGGCCAGGATGTCCGGCGCGGCGAGGTTGTCCACGATCGCCGCGGCGTGCCGGTCGAACGCCTCCTGCGCCTCGTCGCCGCCGAGGTTCTCCACGTTGTAGGAGGCCACCGCCAGCTCGGTGAGCTCCTGCTCCCGGGTGGTCTCGCGGACCAGGCCGCCGTCGGTGGGGGCGCCGAGGGTGGTGGCGGCGACGAAGTAGCCGCCGTAGTTGTCGTAGTCCAGCGGGCCGGCGGTCACGCCGGTCAGGGCGTCGCCGACGTTCAGCACCGGGGTGCTGCGGCCGCCGTCCACCGACTCCACGCGCATCCGTCCGGGGTTGGGGTCGTCGTAGGAGGCGTAGAGGGTGCCGCCGCGCGCCGTGGGGTTGGTCTCCGGCTCGACGGTGACCCACACCTCGCCGTACTCGCTGGTCGGGCCGACCACCGGGGCGTCCACCAGCTGGACCAGCGAGCCCTCCAGGGACTCGTAGAGGTCGAGGGCGTAGGTGGACGGCTCCAGCGGGAGCGTCTCCAGGTTGACGGTGGAGCCGGCCTCCGCCGGCGCGGGGGCGTAGGCGTCGGGGACGCTGGCGGCGTCCAGGGTGACCGGCGCGGGCAGCGGGTTGCCGGAGGAGAGCACCGTCCAGCGGGGGCTGGTGAGCTCGGTCATCGACTGGGTGCCGGAGCCCCGGCCGCCCGGGTAGTACTCCGAGACCGTGCCGGTGACCAGCACGGAGTCGCCGACGGCGACGGTCGGGGTGGTGGAGCCGGTGTAGACGAAGACGCCCTCGCTGGTCGCGGGGTCCGCGTCGGGGGCCGGGTCCTGGATCCAGAAGCCGGCGGGCGAGGCGGTGCGGACGCCGGTGACCACGCCCGGTATTCGCTCGACCACGCTACCCGCGTAGAGCGACAGCCTGCCGGAGCCCTGCACGTCGGATATGCGCAGCTCGCCGGGGACCGGCTCCTCGGGCTCCTCGGGTTCCTCGCCGGTGCCCTGGCCCGCCGAGTTCACCGGAGTCGGCGCGCCGGCGGTGAAGTCGGCGGCGTTGTCGTCGGTGTCGGTGAGGGTGGCGGCGCGCGCGGCGGAGGTGGTGTTGTCCAGCCGGGGCGCCGCGTTGCCCTCGCGCACCGTCGCGGTGCCGTAGCCGACCAGGTCGTGGACGGCCGGGTCGGCGGCGCAGTCGGCGAGGGTGAGGCAGGTGAGCGGGGTGGTGCCGGTCACCAGCGCCACGGTGCCGGAGGCGGCGGCCATGGTGATGGCGCCGTCGTCGTCCGGGGTGGGCAGCTCCGTGGTGCCGCCGGCGCCGCGGGCCTCCGCGACCAGGTGCCGGGCGCCCGGCTGCACGCTGCCGTCCAGCGGGGTGACCTGCCACCGGCTGGAGGCGCTGGGGGAGCCGGGGAGGTACTGCACGCTCCAGCCGGTCAGGTCGGTGGCCGTGCTGCCCCGGTTGCCCAGTTCGATGAAGTCGCGGGTGAGGGTCGCGCCGGAGTTGCCTCCGCCGCCGTAGACCTCGGAGATGACCACGTCGGGCGAGGGGGCGGCGTTGGCCGTGGTGGCGGCCGGGCCGGCGGCGGCCAGTCCGGTCGCGGGGAGGGTGAGCAGGACGGCGTAACTGAGGGGCCGTCGGCGCCGGAACACCGGGATGCCTCCAGGGGCGGTGAGGAGGGAAGGGGACACTGCTTCGAGCGTGGTCATGTTCCCGGCACGGCGTGAACGGCGCGGTACGGGGGAAAGGCGCGGGAGTAAACCGGTGGGGCGTCAGCGCTGCCACGGTGCGCCGGTCTGTGGTGGTTTGATGGGGGGCGGGGTGTGTGTCGTGTTTGGGGGATGTTCACCGGTTGGTGGGCGTTTCATCACGGGGAGCCGCGACCAGCACCGCGCCTCCTGGTGGTGAAGGGGGTTCGTGGTTGTCCACAGGGTGGCGTTTTCCTCTTGTGTTCACTGCGGCCCGTGCGCTACCCCTGGTGAACAAGGGGGGTTCGGAGATATCCACAGGGTGAGCAGGCCCCCTTGCGCATCCCACGGCCGGTCGGCTGGCCGCTCTGGAGGGCAAGGGGCCGGGCGCGCTACAGGATCCTGAGGGACTACCGCCGCGCCGGCCGCACCCTCGCGGTCACCGCGTCAGGCATCGCTCATCTGCACAATCGCACTGACCGGCTGACCCGCCAACCAGTGCTCGGCAAGCCTGCACCGGAGTCACGACCCGTCACTCAGGATCCACCCGGATTTCCACGGTGATCGTCTTCTGCACCATCACCGTGGGTGCGGCCGCGTGCCGACGGTAGGTCAGAACTCAAGTTGGCAGACGATCAGCTCCTCGATGGGCCATGGTCCGCTGTGCCGGCGTGCTCGGGGAAATCGGTGCGGCGGACTCCTCCGGCGCCGTTCACCTGGCGTTGGCCGGGGCAGGGCCGTGCCATCCGTCCGGATCGCTGGTGGGGATGGCGGTGGCGGTGCGGTCAGGATGCGCCTGCTTTGAAGGCGAGGATGCTCTGTGCGGTCGCGAGTACGGCCTGCTTTGGCGGGCGCGGCGCCCATCCGAGCATGCGCTGCGCCTTGGCGCTCGTTGCGTCGCGTGGGGTGCCGAGCATCGACAGGCTCAGGCGGACGTTGTCGTCGAACGCGGCGGCGATTCGCACGATCCAGTCGGGGATGGTCCTGGTGGGGACCTTGCGCGCGGCATCCCCGAGCCCGTCCCGCAGCGTCCGCGCCATCTC
Coding sequences:
- a CDS encoding cytochrome P450, which produces MNPDPHGRGAVSVGTSLDALAVEPLMTAEYDARPHDVYARLRAQHGPVAPVDVLGVPIWLVLGYHEALEVFRDDALWRKELFHWRGRTEGRIPPDWPLLPAMEINHTVMADGLRHQTLRDAWEAALRPVQQPGQRQARQLVAHVRRYADQLIDLFAEGSGGRGTVDITAQYARPLALMLVNRALGFPTSQGDGVIMDLWEVLDAGSDAAEALDRVMASFTELVTLKRISPGEDFPSAMMAAAPDLTVDELARELKLLGVVIADHTSGLIVNTIAEVVGGNAEARASVSQHMIGETVNRVALAIPPMSNTSFRFPVTDVRLGGHTIAAGDPVMISMAAAHADPLFTGGLDSGALTSSRAHLAWGAGPHHCVGRVMATAIVETAVRRLFERCATLEPTMSADELPWRSSPFMRGLRSLPVRFELAETRPAADDPDPEPHATSPGAVEAATEPGGGFASLWRFLRGLRRGR
- a CDS encoding sugar-binding transcriptional regulator; the encoded protein is MGRPSTERHTAGEERIPGTEPPPAAQAPAPTPPAAPIPPATPALPVTPAPPAAPAPSAADPGPAELLRTAAIARRFYLDGVSKVEIAKEYGLSRFKVARILEAAVDSGIVRIEIRLPARIDAERSEALRRAYGLRHAVVVDPRESAPAGPHEAAGTADAADGSGGPVRRAIGTAGAALLTEVVEADDVLGLASGQTVNAVFAALTRLPRCTVVQLTGTTAGVTLADGPVEAVRHAARLTGGLAVAIYAPLILSDAATTAALRAQPGIAEAFSHFPSVTKAVVSIGAWSRGNSSVHDSLAPREQAQLAERGVVGEVCGHVLDATGRPVVSHLPERTLSVSLERLRAVPEVIAVAGGAAKGQAITAALRSGVISGLVTDAAAADVALRAAASAD
- a CDS encoding endonuclease/exonuclease/phosphatase family protein, giving the protein MSPSLLTAPGGIPVFRRRRPLSYAVLLTLPATGLAAAGPAATTANAAPSPDVVISEVYGGGGNSGATLTRDFIELGNRGSTATDLTGWSVQYLPGSPSASSRWQVTPLDGSVQPGARHLVAEARGAGGTTELPTPDDDGAITMAAASGTVALVTGTTPLTCLTLADCAADPAVHDLVGYGTATVREGNAAPRLDNTTSAARAATLTDTDDNAADFTAGAPTPVNSAGQGTGEEPEEPEEPVPGELRISDVQGSGRLSLYAGSVVERIPGVVTGVRTASPAGFWIQDPAPDADPATSEGVFVYTGSTTPTVAVGDSVLVTGTVSEYYPGGRGSGTQSMTELTSPRWTVLSSGNPLPAPVTLDAASVPDAYAPAPAEAGSTVNLETLPLEPSTYALDLYESLEGSLVQLVDAPVVGPTSEYGEVWVTVEPETNPTARGGTLYASYDDPNPGRMRVESVDGGRSTPVLNVGDALTGVTAGPLDYDNYGGYFVAATTLGAPTDGGLVRETTREQELTELAVASYNVENLGGDEAQEAFDRHAAAIVDNLAAPDILALEEIQDDDGATNSGTTGADLTLERLVTAIEAAGGPSYEWRQISPENNADGGEPGGNIRVAFLFNPERVSFTDRPGGDATTAVAVQGTGGDTRLSVSPGRIAPTEDAWSNSRKPLVGEFTFRGRTVFVIAVHFNSKGGDQPLYAHTQPPLRSSEEQRVAQAELVADFVAQLRQADPLANVVAAGDFNDYPFSPAVRTITADGGMENLMDTLPEQERYSYVYQGNSQTLDQVLVSPGVVSAEYDVVHINAEFADQASDHDPQVARIRPSTGDARWDRILTHVEQVMDRVARKLRERHGG